The following proteins are co-located in the Engraulis encrasicolus isolate BLACKSEA-1 chromosome 2, IST_EnEncr_1.0, whole genome shotgun sequence genome:
- the LOC134435435 gene encoding alpha-2,8-sialyltransferase 8E-like isoform X2, with amino-acid sequence MKIVIHKLLSATLVLGVLGTFFTLLLWIVYSDNERSPRGPVQGQKSSAADPSDCISCSETIIKRAMERYSQNWRRQENNYKKFRALLSNKCHGASKAIVTQANTPVGSKVTFDGEKRKPLQVTQALFSVFPKESPFGNKTWETCSVVGNGGILTNSSCGQSIDSSQFVIRCNLPPVEGVYTRDVGNKTDLVTSNPSILHEKWAGLMERRRPFVEGVRPYGSAMILLPAFSYSHNTAVSLRATYTLEDFHSPARPVFLSPEYLTSLARFWRSQGMPAVRLSTGLIVTSLALELCSNVHLYGFWPFSTHPHGSHQTLTNHYYDNRESKKKIHAMPLEFEHLLRLHKQGVLRVHIGQCPLPPSHGFSSLPASTTPSPPVTVAGAPIRQHRELHR; translated from the exons TGAGCGTTCACCTCGTGGGCCTGTGCAGGGCCAGAAGAGCTCGGCTGCAGACCCCTCAGACTGCATCAGCTGCAG CGAGACCATCATTAAGAGAGCCATGGAACGGTACTCACAAAACTGGAGGAGACAAGAGAACAATTATAAGAAGTTCAG GGCGTTGCTGAGCAACAAGTGCCATGGTGCCTCTAAAGCCATCGTCACGCAAGCCAACACCCCCGTGGGGTCAAAGGTCACTTTCGACGGCGAGAAGAGGAAGCCGCTGCAAGTCACCCAAGCACTCTTCAGTGTCTTCCCAAAG GAGTCACCTTTTGGAAACAAAACTTGGGAAACATGTTCTGTGGTTGGAAATGGAGGCATTCTGACCAACAGCAGCTGTGGACAGAGCATTGACTCTTCCCAATTTGTAATCAG atgcaaTCTTCCACCAGTGGAGGGCGTGTATACCAGGGACGTCGGTAACAAGACTGACCTGGTGACATCCAACCCCAGTATTCTCCATGAGAA GTGGGCGGGGCTTATGGAGCGGCGGCGTCCGTTCGTGGAGGGCGTGCGGCCCTACGGCAGCGCCATGATCCTGCTGCCCGCCTTCTCCTACAGCCACAACACGGCCGTGTCCCTGCGCGCCACCTACACCCTGGAGGACTTCCACAGCCCGGCGCGGCCCGTCTTCCTCAGCCCCGAGTACCTGACCAGCCTGGCCCGCTTCTGGCGCTCCCAGGGCATGCCGGCCGTGCGGCTGAGCACGGGCCTCATCGTGACCAGCCTGGCGCTCGAGCTGTGCTCCAACGTGCACCTCTACGGCTTCTGGCCCTTCAGCACGCACCCGCACGGCAGCCACCAGACCCTCACCAACCACTACTACGACAACCGCGAGAGCAAGAAGAAGATCCACGCCATGCCGCTGGAGTTCGAGCACCTGCTGCGGCTGCACAAGCAGGGCGTGCTCAGAGTGCATATCGGGCAGTGCCCCCTGCCACCCAGCCACGG CTTCTCCAGCTTGCCGGCCAGCACCACCCCCTCACCACCAGTCACGGTAGCAGGTGCACCCATCCGGCAGCACAGGGAGCTGCACAGGTGA